One region of Chryseobacterium sp. SORGH_AS_0447 genomic DNA includes:
- a CDS encoding zinc-dependent alcohol dehydrogenase: protein MKAAVIHSPGVITCDTVDDPIIKDSHDVILKITTTAICGSDLHMYSGGIPQARPMVMGHEFMGIVEEVGQRITNLKVGDRVVVPFPISCGSCFFCQHDLPTACEHSNPEHYGPEGGILTEKGGALFGYTDLYGGYDGGQAQYVRVPYAHVGPRKVPDNLTDEQVLFLTDIFPTGYTGVLWGEVKGGETVAIFGAGPVGSMAAKSAILKNAKKVIVVDTQQYRLDQIKALTGCDTVLWEDAESAVEQIRDMTDGRGADVCIDAVGFEPDRNLIDRAKAVINFEKGSIKVLEACMSAVRRGGIVPILGVYPVNYDNFKLGQIFDKGITIKAGQCNVHPIIDELMDHVQSGRVTLDDIITHRLSLEDVSKGYEIFDKKIDNCVKVVLDPWKPSTL from the coding sequence ATGAAAGCAGCAGTAATTCATTCACCGGGAGTGATCACATGCGATACCGTAGATGATCCGATCATCAAAGATTCGCATGATGTCATCTTAAAAATTACCACAACGGCGATCTGCGGAAGCGATCTGCACATGTATTCAGGCGGAATCCCGCAGGCCAGGCCGATGGTCATGGGCCATGAGTTTATGGGAATTGTGGAAGAAGTAGGACAGAGGATTACCAATCTGAAAGTAGGCGACAGGGTAGTTGTCCCTTTCCCGATTTCGTGCGGCAGCTGCTTTTTCTGCCAGCACGACCTTCCTACAGCCTGCGAACACAGCAATCCCGAACATTACGGCCCCGAAGGCGGGATTTTAACCGAAAAAGGAGGCGCGTTGTTCGGATATACCGATCTTTACGGAGGCTATGACGGCGGCCAGGCCCAGTATGTAAGGGTTCCGTACGCGCATGTCGGGCCCAGAAAAGTTCCCGACAACCTTACGGATGAGCAGGTTTTATTCCTGACCGATATTTTCCCGACGGGTTATACCGGCGTGCTGTGGGGTGAGGTGAAAGGCGGGGAAACCGTTGCCATTTTCGGAGCGGGTCCGGTAGGATCCATGGCAGCAAAAAGCGCCATCCTGAAAAATGCAAAAAAAGTAATCGTAGTAGATACCCAACAGTACAGATTAGACCAGATCAAAGCACTTACAGGCTGCGATACCGTTTTATGGGAAGATGCAGAGAGTGCAGTTGAACAGATCAGGGATATGACAGACGGCCGCGGAGCCGATGTTTGCATCGATGCCGTAGGTTTTGAACCGGACAGGAATCTGATTGACCGTGCGAAAGCCGTCATTAATTTCGAAAAAGGTTCGATCAAAGTTCTGGAAGCCTGTATGAGTGCGGTAAGAAGGGGCGGGATCGTTCCGATTTTGGGAGTTTACCCGGTAAATTACGATAATTTCAAACTTGGACAGATTTTTGATAAAGGAATAACTATAAAAGCCGGGCAGTGCAACGTCCATCCCATTATCGATGAGCTGATGGATCATGTGCAGAGCGGCAGGGTTACTTTAGATGATATTATAACCCATCGTCTTTCTTTGGAAGACGTTTCTAAAGGCTATGAAATTTTCGATAAAAAAATCGATAACTGCGTCAAAGTGGTTCTTGATCCTTGGAAGCCTTCAACCCTCTAG
- a CDS encoding DUF6766 family protein, translating to MTKHSFLYRNSLSIVLIILMLIFLVGQFFTGWKTENKELAENGSAMLSLEQYIHSGHFIQATFENWESEFLQMMIYVVLTVSLRQKGSSESKSLDEKEDVDKEPEPHPDAPWAVRKGGIWLKLYKHSLSLMFGILFAISFSLHFYGSLKDYNEEQISKKQPVTTASEYITESRFWFESFQNWQSEFLAVASLVILSIWLREKGSPESKPVDMPHSETP from the coding sequence ATGACTAAACATAGCTTTTTGTACCGAAACAGCCTGAGCATCGTTTTAATTATATTGATGCTCATATTTCTTGTGGGTCAGTTTTTTACAGGATGGAAAACCGAAAATAAAGAACTGGCGGAAAACGGCAGTGCCATGCTTAGCCTTGAACAGTATATCCACAGCGGACACTTTATCCAAGCTACTTTTGAAAATTGGGAAAGCGAATTCCTTCAGATGATGATTTATGTAGTTCTGACGGTTTCCCTGAGGCAAAAAGGTTCCAGCGAATCCAAATCGCTGGATGAAAAAGAGGATGTAGATAAAGAACCCGAACCGCATCCGGATGCACCGTGGGCCGTAAGGAAAGGTGGAATTTGGCTAAAACTTTACAAACATTCTCTTTCTTTAATGTTTGGTATCTTATTTGCCATAAGTTTTTCGCTGCATTTTTATGGAAGCCTGAAAGATTATAATGAAGAACAGATTTCCAAAAAACAGCCGGTGACAACCGCTTCGGAATATATTACGGAATCCAGATTCTGGTTTGAATCCTTTCAGAACTGGCAAAGTGAATTTCTTGCCGTCGCATCGTTGGTTATCCTTTCGATATGGCTACGTGAAAAAGGCTCCCCGGAATCCAAACCCGTAGATATGCCGCACAGTGAAACACCTTAG
- a CDS encoding NAD(P)-dependent oxidoreductase, whose protein sequence is MNKERLGFIGLGNMGHPMAKNLEKAGFQLSVYNRTPEKAEDFRENSIVCTSVSDVITNSDVIFTMLTNDEALREVFEEILSRDISGKLFVDMSTVSPEASSEISGAVIIKEASFIDAPVAGSTKPAAEGTLIIMAGGKDSDLHRALPYLEKLGKEIRHLGGNGKGIAAKLSVNYFISCLYQGLAETILFSDKLGIDRKEMLDIINESASGSGATKVKTPLLINENYDPAFALDLMLKDILLAKNAGAEFPLSETLIRTYQGAQDAGYGKDDVIGIIQYLKEPGKK, encoded by the coding sequence ATGAATAAGGAAAGATTGGGCTTCATCGGCCTTGGAAATATGGGACATCCAATGGCAAAAAATCTGGAAAAAGCAGGATTCCAGCTTTCGGTGTATAACCGGACACCGGAGAAAGCGGAAGATTTCCGGGAAAATTCCATTGTCTGCACTTCCGTATCGGATGTGATAACGAACAGCGATGTGATCTTTACCATGCTTACCAACGATGAAGCCTTACGGGAAGTTTTTGAAGAAATTCTGAGCCGTGATATTTCAGGAAAACTGTTTGTCGATATGAGCACGGTTTCCCCGGAAGCCAGCAGTGAAATTTCGGGTGCCGTCATTATAAAAGAAGCATCCTTTATCGATGCGCCGGTCGCCGGCAGCACGAAACCTGCAGCAGAAGGAACCCTGATCATTATGGCCGGCGGTAAAGACAGCGATCTTCACCGGGCACTTCCCTATCTTGAAAAATTAGGAAAAGAAATCCGGCATCTCGGCGGCAACGGAAAAGGTATTGCCGCAAAACTTTCGGTGAACTATTTTATTTCCTGCCTTTACCAGGGACTGGCAGAAACCATTCTCTTCTCGGATAAGCTGGGCATCGACCGTAAAGAGATGCTGGACATCATCAATGAAAGCGCAAGCGGAAGCGGCGCTACCAAGGTGAAAACCCCTCTTCTGATCAATGAAAATTACGATCCTGCTTTTGCGCTGGACCTGATGCTGAAAGATATTCTGCTTGCTAAAAATGCAGGAGCCGAATTTCCTTTATCGGAAACATTGATCCGGACCTATCAGGGAGCTCAGGATGCGGGATACGGTAAGGATGATGTGATCGGAATTATTCAGTACCTGAAAGAGCCAGGGAAAAAGTAA
- a CDS encoding SDR family oxidoreductase → MNRKNQYALVTGATSGIGYELAKLFAKDGYDLVMVSRNHDELQAKANEFKNYGINVITMAKNLFTQDDAYSLYSELKLHGISPEILVNDAGQGIYGKFQDTDIHREVDIINLNIVSVIILTKLFLKDRLPKGSGRILNLASIASKAPGPWHSVYHGTKAFILSWSEAIREELKDSGITVTALLPGPTDTDFFNKAEMNESKILEDKDNLMSPEEVAQDGYKALMNGDDKVISGLKNKLSVAMTNMTTDSMAAHQMGEMQKPSDEK, encoded by the coding sequence ATGAACCGGAAAAATCAATATGCTCTTGTTACAGGGGCTACCAGCGGAATTGGCTATGAACTGGCAAAACTTTTTGCCAAAGACGGCTACGACCTGGTGATGGTTTCCAGAAACCATGATGAGCTGCAGGCCAAAGCCAACGAATTTAAGAATTATGGAATCAATGTAATTACCATGGCTAAAAACCTGTTTACGCAGGATGATGCCTATTCTCTTTACTCTGAACTGAAATTACACGGCATCAGTCCGGAAATTCTGGTAAATGATGCAGGACAGGGAATCTATGGAAAATTTCAGGATACCGATATTCATCGCGAGGTGGATATCATCAACCTGAATATTGTTTCCGTTATTATTTTAACTAAACTTTTCTTAAAAGACCGTTTACCCAAAGGATCGGGAAGGATTTTAAATCTTGCTTCCATTGCAAGCAAAGCGCCAGGCCCATGGCATTCGGTATATCACGGGACAAAAGCATTTATCCTGTCGTGGTCCGAAGCCATCCGTGAAGAGCTGAAAGACTCGGGGATTACGGTAACTGCACTTTTACCGGGACCTACCGATACGGATTTCTTCAACAAAGCCGAGATGAACGAAAGTAAAATTCTTGAAGATAAAGACAACCTGATGTCACCGGAAGAAGTGGCACAGGATGGCTACAAAGCTCTTATGAACGGCGATGATAAAGTAATATCCGGACTTAAAAATAAGCTTTCGGTTGCCATGACCAATATGACGACCGACAGCATGGCGGCACACCAGATGGGAGAAATGCAGAAACCGTCAGATGAAAAGTAA
- a CDS encoding MauE/DoxX family redox-associated membrane protein, with translation MKDFKTAFFFLRLPIAVSLMGHGLVRLPKLPAFSDWMVKTMEKSAIPEALIVPFSYFLPVAEAVIGLFLLINFKTRYTLYSALGLMSILIAGSCSIENWTAIEAQLLHCVYLFGLFWFYEKFSSKINGDPANDK, from the coding sequence ATGAAAGATTTCAAAACGGCTTTCTTTTTTCTTAGGCTTCCGATTGCGGTTTCTCTAATGGGACACGGCCTGGTACGCCTGCCGAAGCTGCCTGCATTCAGCGACTGGATGGTGAAGACGATGGAAAAGTCGGCCATCCCGGAGGCGTTGATTGTTCCGTTCAGCTATTTTCTGCCTGTTGCGGAAGCGGTCATCGGTCTTTTTCTGCTGATTAATTTCAAAACCAGATATACCTTGTATTCAGCACTGGGTTTAATGAGTATTCTGATTGCCGGAAGCTGTTCCATCGAAAACTGGACGGCGATTGAAGCGCAGCTGCTGCATTGCGTTTATCTTTTCGGGCTATTCTGGTTTTATGAGAAATTCAGCAGTAAGATCAACGGAGATCCTGCAAATGACAAATAG
- a CDS encoding CinA family protein, with product MEFQKNLLEYISQSLMTTNETISVVESVTSGCLQLAFSQMPNASLFYKGGMTTYTMAEKVRLLNVDRDEAEECDCVSENIAETMALNAAKLFESDWSIATTGYCTPIRNSSYKIFAYFSFSYKGEIVLTKKLELHPKTQALNAQLYYTEFILGCFKSEINQLLILK from the coding sequence ATGGAATTTCAAAAAAACCTACTGGAATACATCAGCCAGTCGCTAATGACCACCAATGAAACAATCTCAGTGGTAGAAAGTGTTACATCCGGCTGTTTACAATTAGCTTTTTCACAGATGCCCAATGCCTCTCTTTTTTACAAAGGAGGAATGACTACTTACACAATGGCAGAAAAAGTAAGATTATTGAATGTAGACAGGGACGAAGCTGAAGAATGCGACTGCGTTTCTGAAAACATTGCTGAAACCATGGCATTGAATGCCGCCAAACTTTTCGAATCCGACTGGTCTATTGCCACCACAGGTTATTGTACCCCCATCAGAAATTCCTCTTATAAAATTTTTGCGTATTTCTCTTTTTCATATAAGGGAGAGATTGTACTGACGAAAAAACTGGAGCTCCATCCGAAGACCCAGGCTCTTAATGCTCAGCTGTATTACACAGAATTTATTCTTGGCTGTTTTAAAAGCGAGATCAACCAGCTTCTAATCTTAAAATAA
- a CDS encoding FAD-dependent oxidoreductase, with the protein MPNCSTQVGQEAIGMIETNIENYNINCDFERKTAYLFALDEKQEKQLEDIVDGASKVGHEMTYVDEIPFPIPFKKAVSIPDQAQFHPIRYIKSLAEAFINAGGIILEECLCENYEEQEDEVILKTSKGEIKAEHVVYATHIPPGLSILHTTNAPYRSYAMAFSLKDENYPKDLGYDLIDPYHYYRVQQINGETLLIAGGEDHKTGHEEDTGECFSRLENYVREYFDVETAYYSWSSQYYEPTDGFPYIGKLPGSKGKVYTATGFRGNGMIFGTISSQILSDLILTGSSKYEKIFSPSRIKPIAGFTSFVEENAVVAYDFIKDKLFREKITSLNEIADGEAKVVKYEGDSYALYKEVTGKVHLVKSTCPHAKCEVRWNSAELSWDCPCHGSRFNVNGKILTGPTVTALQRIDPDDSES; encoded by the coding sequence ATGCCCAATTGTTCGACCCAGGTAGGACAGGAGGCTATCGGAATGATCGAGACAAACATCGAAAATTATAACATCAACTGCGATTTCGAGAGAAAAACCGCTTACCTTTTTGCGTTGGACGAAAAACAGGAAAAGCAGCTGGAGGATATTGTAGACGGTGCATCGAAAGTAGGCCACGAAATGACGTACGTCGATGAAATCCCATTCCCGATTCCTTTTAAAAAAGCAGTATCTATTCCGGACCAGGCACAGTTTCATCCAATAAGATATATCAAATCCTTAGCGGAAGCTTTTATTAACGCAGGCGGAATAATCCTTGAAGAATGCCTGTGCGAAAATTATGAAGAGCAGGAAGACGAGGTAATTTTAAAAACTTCAAAAGGAGAAATTAAAGCAGAGCATGTGGTGTATGCTACCCACATTCCACCGGGATTAAGCATTCTTCACACTACGAATGCCCCTTACCGAAGTTACGCTATGGCCTTCAGCCTGAAAGATGAAAATTATCCGAAAGACCTGGGTTATGACCTTATCGATCCTTATCATTATTACCGGGTTCAGCAGATTAACGGGGAAACGTTGCTGATAGCCGGTGGAGAAGATCATAAGACCGGCCATGAAGAAGATACCGGCGAATGTTTCTCAAGGCTGGAAAATTATGTACGGGAATATTTTGATGTAGAAACGGCTTATTACAGCTGGTCCAGCCAGTACTATGAGCCAACTGACGGGTTCCCGTATATTGGAAAGCTTCCCGGCAGCAAAGGAAAAGTCTATACCGCGACAGGATTCAGAGGAAACGGAATGATCTTCGGAACAATTTCCTCACAGATTCTTTCAGATCTTATTTTAACCGGCAGCAGCAAATACGAAAAGATTTTCAGTCCTTCACGAATTAAGCCGATTGCAGGATTTACCAGTTTCGTAGAAGAGAATGCCGTGGTGGCGTATGATTTTATTAAAGATAAACTTTTCAGGGAGAAAATTACATCGCTGAATGAAATCGCTGACGGTGAAGCCAAAGTGGTAAAGTATGAAGGCGATTCTTATGCTTTATACAAAGAAGTTACCGGTAAAGTACATCTGGTAAAAAGTACCTGTCCGCATGCAAAATGTGAAGTCCGCTGGAACAGTGCAGAACTGAGCTGGGACTGTCCGTGCCATGGTTCGAGGTTTAATGTTAACGGAAAAATACTGACCGGCCCTACGGTTACCGCTTTGCAGAGAATAGATCCCGATGATTCAGAATCTTAA
- a CDS encoding pyridoxamine 5'-phosphate oxidase family protein, with protein sequence MSTENLTNTEAIKKIKELSESAKICMFCTELETLPINSRPMTLQETDDEGNLWFISGDTSNKNFEIKDDKRVQLFFMNNGDYQYLSVFGDATIYKDKSTIEDKWSPMAKAWFEDGKDDPNVSIIRVEPKDSYYWDTKAGKLVSILNFVAAAVTGKTTDNSDGVEGNAKI encoded by the coding sequence ATGTCAACAGAAAATCTTACGAACACAGAAGCGATTAAAAAAATTAAAGAACTTTCGGAAAGTGCAAAAATCTGTATGTTCTGTACAGAATTGGAAACCCTTCCTATCAATTCCCGTCCGATGACTTTACAGGAAACGGATGATGAAGGAAATTTATGGTTCATCAGCGGAGATACAAGCAATAAAAACTTTGAAATAAAAGACGATAAGAGAGTGCAGTTGTTCTTCATGAACAATGGCGATTACCAATATCTTTCTGTTTTTGGTGATGCTACCATCTACAAAGACAAATCTACAATCGAAGACAAATGGTCGCCAATGGCCAAAGCATGGTTCGAAGATGGAAAAGACGATCCGAATGTATCGATTATCCGTGTAGAGCCGAAAGATTCTTACTACTGGGATACCAAAGCAGGGAAATTGGTAAGCATCCTTAACTTTGTAGCCGCAGCAGTTACCGGAAAAACAACGGATAATTCCGATGGGGTTGAAGGAAATGCTAAAATTTAG
- a CDS encoding SDR family oxidoreductase, translated as MGNLKLENKKVLITGADSGIGKAVAVLFAKEGADIAIIYHSSKEDAEKVKSEIEGLGRKAIIIQGDVSDYGFCKAAAEKTGSEFGGIDILVNNAGVQFPAESIEDLKEENIRKTFDTNILGMIWLTKVVFPYLKEGSAIINTTSAAAYQGHPELLDYSATKGAIVSFTRSLALQAKPKGIRVNAVAPGPVATPLTEKTFGEEKEDQSKPPFERNASPEEVASSFLFLASADSSQITGQVLHPNGGLIVSG; from the coding sequence ATGGGAAATTTGAAATTAGAAAATAAAAAAGTATTAATAACAGGAGCCGACAGTGGAATAGGAAAGGCCGTAGCCGTTCTTTTTGCAAAAGAAGGAGCTGATATTGCCATTATCTACCATTCAAGCAAAGAAGATGCGGAGAAAGTAAAATCTGAAATCGAAGGTCTTGGCAGAAAAGCAATTATTATTCAGGGAGATGTCAGTGATTACGGATTCTGTAAAGCAGCGGCCGAAAAAACAGGCTCAGAATTCGGAGGCATCGATATTCTGGTAAACAATGCAGGCGTACAGTTTCCTGCTGAAAGTATTGAAGACCTGAAAGAAGAAAATATAAGGAAAACTTTTGACACCAATATTCTCGGGATGATCTGGCTTACAAAAGTTGTTTTCCCTTATCTGAAAGAAGGAAGCGCCATCATCAATACCACTTCTGCAGCGGCTTATCAGGGACATCCTGAATTGCTTGACTATTCTGCTACAAAAGGAGCGATCGTTTCTTTTACACGTTCCCTGGCACTGCAGGCAAAGCCGAAAGGCATCCGTGTCAATGCGGTGGCTCCGGGACCGGTAGCAACGCCTCTTACGGAAAAGACATTCGGTGAGGAAAAAGAAGATCAGAGCAAACCGCCTTTCGAACGGAATGCCTCGCCTGAAGAAGTGGCTTCAAGCTTTTTATTCCTGGCAAGTGCAGATTCCTCACAGATTACGGGGCAGGTTCTTCATCCGAACGGCGGATTAATCGTCAGCGGATAA
- a CDS encoding FAD-dependent oxidoreductase, translated as MYRDGARKSIWQEEIKRFSSEAGFSQRFDAAIVGGGITGISTALKLQQSGKKCILLEAANIGFGTTGGTTAHLNDFFDTTFTEAINDFGMENAQLFDPGRTGGYRNDRDKHRKL; from the coding sequence ATGTACAGAGACGGAGCAAGAAAAAGTATATGGCAGGAAGAAATAAAAAGATTTTCTTCTGAAGCCGGCTTCAGCCAACGGTTTGATGCCGCCATCGTAGGAGGAGGAATCACAGGTATTTCTACTGCCCTGAAACTCCAGCAGTCCGGCAAGAAATGTATTCTTCTGGAAGCTGCCAACATCGGTTTCGGAACAACCGGAGGAACTACTGCCCATTTAAACGATTTTTTCGATACGACCTTCACCGAAGCCATTAATGATTTCGGTATGGAAAATGCCCAATTGTTCGACCCAGGTAGGACAGGAGGCTATCGGAATGATCGAGACAAACATCGAAAATTATAA